The genomic region CGGGCTTAACCGTAAAATAATGTTTAGCATAAAAACCTGAAAATAAAACAAAAAAAACCGCTGCGATCGCAGCGGCTTTAAAAAGTTTTTTATTTTGAACTGTTTACGAGTTTAGTAAGTTTGCTTTTTTTTCTCGCGGCTGTTTTCCAGTGGATAACGCCTTTTTTAGCGGCTTTGTCTGCGGCTGAAACTGCCTTTTTTAAAGTTTCAACGGCTTTAGTGTCTTTTGTTGCTACTTGTGCGCGTACTTCTTTTGTTGTTACGCGAACAGTTTTTATTAAACCTTTATTTCTTGAAGTTCTTTTTTCGGCTTGACGTTGTGCTTTAAGTGCGCTTGTGTGTCTGCCGGTTTTAAGTTTTGCCATATATTTATATTACCTCTGTATAACTTGTTAAAATATTTTACTTTATTTGCAAGAGTACGGTCAACCTCTTTTTTATAATTTATAATAATATTATGAGCGTTAACTTTAATATTTTACCAAAATCTCCCGGTGTATACATAATGCGTTCCGGCCTGGGCGAGGTTTTGTATATCGGTAAAGCTAAAAATTTGGCGGCGCGCGTGCGGCAGTATTTTTTGGAGTCTAACCTCCATAGCCGCGGCTGGCTTTTGCCGAGTTTGCTGCCGCTTGTGGCCAAAATAGATTATATTGTGGCGGCCAGCGAGCGGGACGCTTTGGTGCTTGAA from Elusimicrobium minutum Pei191 harbors:
- the rpsT gene encoding 30S ribosomal protein S20 translates to MAKLKTGRHTSALKAQRQAEKRTSRNKGLIKTVRVTTKEVRAQVATKDTKAVETLKKAVSAADKAAKKGVIHWKTAARKKSKLTKLVNSSK